A genomic segment from Malus domestica chromosome 05, GDT2T_hap1 encodes:
- the LOC103436556 gene encoding uncharacterized protein produces the protein MSTNDVVDGESSLRRRTSPVPSTTRLRVRPDPFLICCRCFSVLTAVTAILCIVVNVFSAIQSFTDGSDIFDGIFRCYAVVIGIIVVVAETEWGFVMKFWKILEYWAGRGMLQIFVAVMTRAFPNESSTKKGLVILQNIASYMLLACGGIYFISGILCIGFLKRARQKTEISREQAVKDLEDLERRREELEQLLIEERD, from the exons ATGTCCACAAACGATGTAGTCGACGGAGAAAGCAGCCTACGACGGAGAACATCTCCAGTTCCGAGTACAACTAGACTGAGAGTGAGACCCGACCCTTTCTTGATCTGCTGCAGATGCTTCAGCGTCCTCACAGCTGTCACCGCCATTCTCTGCATCGTCGTCAACGTCTTCTCAGCCATTCAATCTTTCACAGATGGATCTGAT ATTTTCGATGGGATATTTCGGTGTTACGCCGTCGTGATTGGCATTATTGTGGTGGTGGCCGAGACGGAATGGGGATTCGTTATGAAGTTCTGGAAG ATATTGGAATATTGGGCTGGTAGGGGTATGCTGCAAATCTT CGTTGCGGTCATGACAAGAGCTTTTCCTAACGAATCTAGTACAAAAAAGGGGCTAGTTATTCTACAGAACATAGCAAGCTATATGCTCCTTGCTTGTGGTGGGATCTATTTTATTTCG ggAATCCTATGCATTGGCTTTCTCAAACGGGCTCGGCAGAAGACAGAAATTTCAAGGGAGCAAGCAGTAAAGGATCTTGAG GACTTGGAGCGGCGAAGGGAAGAACTTGAACAATTGCTTATTGAGgaaagagattaa
- the LOC103436555 gene encoding uncharacterized protein At4g38062-like: protein MEDVYKELDDVKAEVERLKAEVRVKMELSDVLKKANTEQSIKFQEAKRENEKQAQELNVKLDEISQLRQASRTLQSCLLEKESSLRHLTCLHEKLRADNEKKLQKMEEENRELVSALDEATERKKELEQNFGASTKEIEGLKRLLSTTERKCFEADQKARETKELRQRDDIIMGLEEENRNAQDQLKWKNEQFIHLEEAHRRLQAEFQSGKEEWERDKSALFEEISLLQTSLDSQTRILEGVQKLLEMCNQSLAHEESRRKFLEVEVSEFKSRYENVFARCEEERSKFDSLAVQRDEEIAKLRNSLSTKEALSKETEFRIVHLEQENRELRESVKELQEAQIRNCAPAALTKLRNKLRGLEQVHSNCSTNLKAKESELSLQIEKMKGDVNRHNSELKGREKQIQELQMELESCHSVIDVSNEEIPVVLAIFKSELSEAYSNKSDAKTEIELCDRMDDKISLLQTQLEMKNSDLQNAHLKLEQEHEKAEILMKRIRSLELAEQHQVIMEEEIQQHKKMLEESSVHQLYMKEQFVQMEAEKREFSLALEKANLELAEKIREANQLEFELQNWKSSAESLKLCCQENQEKCRQMENSLLAQAENEETLKHEKDMLITITKEKINRTEVLERKIVLLEATVASKNEEVEFFTQNTEYLISNAKEKDSCIENLQNDNTRMEQEAMRREVEAAILASIDTEKYVGLEKDRLFKVMNEKDANIKVLQVLASSLEQDLTSAFISSFSEVVENLVTVEKLTEDLKKAKHMTELEIEEKNMRIVDLEKEVSGLRKSLTNQEEALFTEKQQADELQALLEVNKLENGKLMGEQRRLEGIVKQLEFEKHVLFQDTTSVSKDREEVFVHFEEICDRMGDFICEDVEMMNLLDTMLQRCKEEVKPATNLKVDNELYDSTYENANNSISVSARKLEAYSTGRSPLKEVNQRQL, encoded by the coding sequence ATGGAGGATGTATATAAAGAACTAGATGACGTTAAAGCAGAGGTCGAGAGGCTTAAGGCTGAAGTCCGGGTTAAGATGGAACTTTCCGATGTTCTGAAGAAAGCCAACACTGAGCAGTCGATCAAGTTTCAAGAAGCTAAGCGGGAGAATGAGAAACAAGCTCAAGAACTAAATGTCAAGCTTGACGAAATTTCTCAATTAAGGCAGGCTTCTAGAACCCTTCAGTCTTGTTTGCTTGAAAAAGAGTCGTCGCTTAGGCATTTGACTtgtttgcatgaaaaacttcgagCTGATAATGAGAAGAAATTGCAGAAAATGGAAGAGGAAAATAGAGAGTTAGTATCCGCCTTAGATGAAGCTACTGAGAGAAAAAAAGAGTTGGAGCAGAATTTTGGTGCCAGTACTAAAGAGATTGAGGGCCTTAAAAGACTCTTATCGACTACAGAAAGGAAGTGTTTCGAGGCAGATCAGAAGGCTCGAGAAACCAAAGAACTGAGACAGAGAGATGACATCATAATGGGGTTAGAGGAGGAAAATAGAAATGCTCAAGATCAGTTGAAATGGAAGAACGAACAGTTTATACATCTTGAAGAAGCACATAGACGGCTCCAAGCTGAGTTCCAGTCGGGTAAAGAGGAGTGGGAGAGGGACAAATCAGCACTGTTTGAAGAGATCTCTTTGTTGCAGACAAGCTTGGATTCCCAAACGAGAATTCTTGAAGGTGTTCAAAAACTTTTGGAGATGTGCAACCAATCTTTAGCTCATGAAGAAAGCAGGAGGAAGTTTTTGGAGGTTGAAGTGTCCGAATTCAAATCACGTTATGAGAATGTGTTTGCCCGGTGTGAAGAAGAAAGGTCAAAGTTTGATAGCTTGGCTGTTCAAAGGGATGAAGAGATTGCTAAGCTAAGAAACTCACTGTCAACAAAAGAAGCACTCTCCAAAGAAACGGAATTTAGAATTGTTCACCTTGAGCAAGAGAATCGGGAATTGAGAGAATCTGTAAAGGAACTGCAGGAAGCTCAAATCAGAAATTGTGCCCCAGCTGCTCTAACAAAGCTACGCAACAAGCTTAGGGGCTTGGAGCAGGTACATAGCAACTGTTCAACAAATCTGAAAGCAAAAGAATCTGAATTGAGCCTCCAAATAGAGAAGATGAAAGGAGATGTAAATAGGCACAACTCTGAATTGAAGGGTAGAGAGAAGCAAATACAGGAGCTTCAGATGGAGCTAGAAAGCTGCCATTCAGTGATTGACGTTTCAAATGAAGAGATTCCAGTAGTACTTGCGATCTTTAAATCAGAACTCTCAGAGGCTTACTCCAACAAATCTGATGCAAAAACTGAAATAGAGCTGTGTGACAGAATGGATGACAAGATCTCTCTACTTCAAACACAGTTGGAGATGAAGAACAGTGATTTACAAAATGCTCATCTTAAGCTAGAACAAGAACATGAGAAAGCAGAAATATTAATGAAGAGGATAAGGTCCTTGGAACTAGCTGAACAGCATCAGGTTATCATGGAGGAAGAGATTCAACAACATAAAAAGATGCTTGAGGAATCATCTGTGCATCAACTTTACATGAAAGAACAATTTGTGCAGATGGAAGCGGAGAAACGAGAATTTTCTTTGGCTTTAGAAAAGGCAAACCTTGAATTGGCTGAGAAAATTCGTGAAGCAAATCAGTTAGAATTCGAATTACAGAATTGGAAGTCTAGTGCCGAAAGCTTGAAACTGTGCTGTcaagaaaatcaagaaaaatgTAGACAAATGGAGAATTCACTTCTTGCACAAGCTGAGAATGAAGAAACCCTTAAGCATGAGAAAGACATGCTTATCACCATTACCAAAGAGAAAATTAATAGAACTGAAGTTCTGGAGCGGAAGATTGTCCTTCTAGAAGCTACAGTTGCATCAAAGAACGAGGAAGTGGAATTTTTCACACAAAACACTGAGTACCTTATAAGCAATGCCAAGGAGAAGGATAGCTGcatagaaaatctccaaaatgATAACACCCGGATGGAGCAGGAGGCCATGAGAAGAGAGGTGGAAGCAGCAATTCTTGCAAGCATAGACACAGAGAAATATGTTGGACTAGAGAAAGACAGGCTTTTCAAGGTTATGAATGAGAAAGATGCGAATATAAAAGTTCTCCAAGTATTGGCGTCGTCATTAGAGCAAGACTTGACAAGTGCATTTATATCGTCCTTCTCAGAAGTTGTAGAAAATCTGGTAACAGTTGAAAAGCTTACTGAAGATTTGAAGAAGGCCAAACATATGACAGAGCTAGAGATTGAAGAGAAGAACATGAGAATTGTTGATTTGGAGAAGGAAGTATCTGGTTTGCGGAAAAGTTTGACAAATCAGGAGGAAGCCTTGTTTACTGAAAAGCAACAAGCAGATGAACTTCAAGCATTATTGGAAGTCAACAAATTGGAAAATGGTAAACTGATGGGTGAACAGAGGAGGCTGGAAGGCATAGTCAAGCAGCTTGAGTTTGAAAAACACGTTCTTTTTCAAGACACCACAAGTGTATCAAAAGATAGGGAGGAAGTTTTTGTTCACTTTGAAGAAATATGTGATCGTATGGGTGACTTCATTTGTGAGGATGTGGAGATGATGAATCTTTTGGATACAATGTTACAAAGGTGCAAGGAAGAGGTGAAACCAGCAACTAATTTGAAAGTGGATAATGAGCTCTATGATTCTACCTATGAGAATGCAAACAATTCTATTTCGGTGTCAGCAAGAAAACTTGAAGCGTATAGTACTGGAAGATCACCACTGAAAGAAGTGAATCAGCGGCAGTTGTAA
- the LOC103436554 gene encoding uncharacterized protein: MGDDKVKADALEILGMFQVLPRLVVFDLDYTLWPFYCECRSKREMPSMYPHARGVLYALKEKGIGLAIASRSPTADIAKTFIEKLSIKSMFAAQEIFSSWTHKTDHFQRIHTRTGVPFNSMLFFDDENRNIQAVSKMGVTSILVDNGVNIGALRQGLTKYTENVNTSEKNKQKWRTKFSKGSSSSEKNEENS; encoded by the exons ATGGGTGACGATAAGGTGAAGGCAGATGCTTTAGAGATATTGGGAATGTTCCAAGTGCTTCCGCGATTGGTTGTCTTTGATCTTGATTACACTCTCTGGCCTTTCTATTG TGAATGTCGCTCCAAACGTGAAATGCCATCGATGTATCCCCATGCCAGAGGAGTATTGTATGCactgaaagaaaaaggaattggCCTTGCCATTGCTTCTAGGTCACCAACTGCGGATATAGCAAAGActtttattgaaaaattgagTATCAAGTCGATGTTCGCAGCCCAG GAGATTTTTTCGAGTTGGACACACAAGACGGACCATTTTCAGCGAATTCATACAAGGACCGGGGTCCCCTTCAACTCAATGCTTTTCTTTGATGACGAAAATAGGAACATCCAAGCG GTTTCAAAGATGGGCGTAACAAGCATTTTGGTGGATAATGGGGTAAACATTGGAGCGTTGAGGCAGGGTCTTACTAAATACACcgaaaatgtgaatacatctGAGAAGAACAAGCAGAAATGGCGCACGAAATTCTCCAAAGGTTCAAGTTCATCTGAAAAGAACGAGGAGAATTCATAG